The genomic stretch TGTGAGTTCTTTTTGGAGAACTCTCAGCAGCAGGGATTGTTCGAATAGTAGTTTGTTGAATTTCTTCTAAGGTACGAGTGTATCTTGAATAATAAGCAGACCACCATTCGAAACAGAATTTGGTGATATATGAGCTACGATCGTAGATCAAGGAATTGAAACGATCCCTGCGTTGTTGATTTTTTGAAAGGCAAGTATTGAAATCTTCTTGAGTTGTTAAAACAATGTGACAGAATGGATCACCATGTTGAGGTTATGGGTTGGAATGGCTTGAGAAAATCCCAGTTGTCTGGTTGTTAAGTGAGGAGCATATAGGGTTATCTTgaacttttcttttttgtgtaAAGGCAGCCCTATCGGAATTACTTGAACAGCCAGTAGGTTCGCCCAACTTCGATTTGCAAGTTCACTTTCTTCATTAGTATTAGGAAAGAGCACACGATCAAACCAGGCAGAGCCACAATTGCGACGCAAAAAAAGAGTGAAATTGAGTTGATCAATGTCAAAATCTTTGCAGgaataaaaagagagaaaacaGCCCAGAATCTGTCTTCGTCTGATTGGGTGTTCAAAAAATTGGGTTTGTAATTAGATAATCGAAAACCTTCGATGTGTTGTTTGTCGGTACTGCCACCTCCAGGTTTTGTCATAAAAGTTTCAAAAACGACGTTGAGCCATAATTGAAGGAGCCACAGAGGGCCTCATGTACTGATTATTTTATTGTTTCGAAGGTCAAAAACAAATTGACCAAACTCTTCAAAAATGTGCCCTAGAAGGAGTTTGGCCAGGTTGAGAACTTTTCCTTCATGAAGAAGGGTAGCCAAAGGAAGGAAGAGCTTTGACATTTGTACGCTTTGAGAGCAGAACATAATTGCATTTAGCCAATAAAACAAGAAGGCTAAGTGTTCGTCATCTGTGATTTTTGTACCGTCTGCTCCCATGTTTTGGGCAATGAAGTCACTGTAGGAGTTGGTTAAGACAACATTATAATGGCGTTTGGGTTGCATGTCAGGGGTACAATCTGGAGAATTTATTGGGAGCCCTGTAATAGCAGCTACGTCGAGGAGAGACATTCCGATCATTCCGTAAGGAAGGTGGAAATTGTTGGTTGTTCTAttccagaaacaagttacaaccCCAATCATCCAAGGGTATGTTGTAAGTGAGAAATGAGAGAGTCTTAATAGTTCATGTATTCCTAAAGCTCCCCAATCAGCACTTTTTGTGGGTTCAAGGCGTTAGTACCAAGCTGTAAAATCGATTTCTCGAGGATTGATTTTTGCATTATTCCTGAAGAATTTTTGATTGATGAAATGAGAGATCTTGATAGCCTAGTTTATCAGCAGATCTTCCCCTTCAGCGCTTGGGAAGAAAGCAAGTTTTTTGTTTGCTCTTTCAAGAGATTCAATTGGTCCAAGAAAGCAGTGCACATCTGTACCGATTGTGAAGGGGATTAGGATTCTGGTATCATTAATTTGTGAATGGGGATCGTCAATGACTTCATCATTGACTTGATTGAGAATGCGAAGGGCTGGTGGAGATGGCGGTGTTACAGTGAGACCTTTACCTTTGTCTTGGGTGGTAATATGAGAAGAGGAACCAACCATTGTTAAATAGAGAAAAGGAGGCTAAAGGTTGGGGATTTTGTGAGAAAGTTCTTGGTGTAAGGAAGgttcaaagaaaaatgagtttcGAAAGATTTAAGCAAAAGAGAGAGTGATGAATTTAAAGTGTTACTGTAGACGTTACTGTGAAAAGGATGCGAATAGAGGTAACTTCGCGAGGAAGATGAAGTGGTGGAGAGAGAAAGCGCCAGTTTCGGAAGATGTGTCAAGTAGGTCAGTATTAATGGGGAGTTTTGATAATAATTATTACTAATTTGAAAATTGACATTTTCAATTTTGGATTAAGTATTTTATCTTCCGATAATGCTATCGAAGGCAAATATATTAATCTAAGGGGCACTTTGTTGAtcgaaaaaatattttcgatgAAAGAAAGTTGATTTTTTCCATAAATTATACGCGTAAGAGTAAGGTTGGCAGTGATTGGCGCAAATGGAATTTCGATTGGCTTATTAATCGAGTAAGCCTAATCGAATAAGAGATTCGAAACAGGTAATCGAGTAAGACATTCAATAGGCGAGTTGGACAGTCATGGTAGTGGATCAGTTAGTGGTTTCTTTCACGTGAGGAAATCATGAAAAACGTCTATAATCAAGCGGCGGGAACGGTTACCAAGAGGGATTGCATTCAAAGTCGTAATTTCGTAATTGATTGTAGTCAATTGTCAGTTACAATAGATAGATTATAAATACTAGGAAGCATTAGGGATTAAGGGTTGGAACTTTTACTCAGAAAAACACTCAAGCACACTCACATCCCAACGAATTCATGAGTCTGCAATCGAGTAACTTTTCTGTAGAGTTCCTTCCATCTTTTCATCttttcaatttacttttctgtaaaTTTGACATTTCaagtaattttattttctaagttCTTTCTATTTCAATTGTTCAATTTATCTTCTTGTATTTTAGTCTTTCATGTTAAAGTCCTTTGATCCAATCAAAGgcattttattgctttcttttaaatttcaatgcaagttattttttatttataaacgATTTCCCTTTTGaaaactttatttcttttctatgatttcttcaatttacaaagtttaatttatcattattcttaaaatttatcTAATGGAAGACACTTTGATACACTTTAGAAGAACTGGTACCTACAAAGAGGAGTATGTTTCGCTCATAGACCATTAGAATCGAATCACTATCGATTTAATattgaaattatttattttaatttatacaaTTATTCTAAGTTAATATGAATTATGGAAAACTCCAGCAACTCTATTCTTGTTCACACTAAGCAGCTCCATAGATGACTGAAACTCTTTTGTTAAACTCAAGCTGTGATGTAGACACGCATTTGAATTGCTGTCTATGTTCTTAAAAATTCTGCAATCTCTTTGGTATCATACATTGCAGTAAGCTGTCACAAAAAAAAGGGCCAAGGATTTCTTTTAAATTGATGTTGATCCAACTCCAGCTACAAATCAAAGACTAATCATTTTAAGCGCTATTAGACCgttctaaattaatttattgctACATGTACTAAATGCAAAATGTAATCATACATAAAATTAGAAGAATCATGATTTAGTTAATTACATAATTCAATAATAAGTTAGAATAATactaaaattagaaaaataaataagaaataatcaaaatataaaatacagcTACTTCCTTGAACACAATCAAATTCACTAGGGACGACAGGACAAGCTTTATATTGAAACATTTTcataattcaaaaatcaaaaggtacaaattaaattttacttaatttagtAATACATTTATAAACGGGTCGGGCAGAAAGTCACGGGTCAAGTTAGATTTGACTTGAAGATTTCCAGCCAAAAGGCAACGATGAACAatacaaagaaaataaagagtaaATCCTCAGTTATACCGTCGAAAATGGTGATTTTCCAGCCAAAGTTATAATaacaactctctctctctctctccaaaCACCGGATCCCCCCTTCTCATTTCTCAATTCTCTCCCGTTTCCCCCAGCCACGTCCATCTCCAACCCTAACAATCTCAAGGTTCTGAAACTTCTCAACACACTTTCCTCTCTCCTTCATTTATTTTTCGCTTTtcattttatgtttttaatattCTTGTACTCTTTTTACCTATTACGCTGAGACCTCGCTTAATTTGCGCGCCATTGGTTCAGATCAAGAACCTGATTCTTGATTTGGTAAAAGGAAATCGATCGAAAGTCGTATATTTCGAgatttctgatttttttttgagaaaatgAAATTATTGTTTCTTGTTTAGATTCTTTGAGGATCTGGTGGTGCCGAGCGAAGATGGCGGCTATGGTGGATCAACCTCTGTATCCGATCGCGGTTCTCATCGACGAGCTGAAGAACGAGGACATTCAGCTGAGGCTGAACTCGATCCGGAGGCTCTCGACGATCGCGCGCGCTCTCGGTGAGGAGAGGACCAGGAAGGAGCTGATCCCTTTCCTCAGCGAGAACAATGACGACGACGATGAGGTCCTCCTCGCCATGGCCGAGGAGCTTGGCGTCTTCGTACCCTACGTCGGAGGCGTGGAGTACGCCAACGTCCTGTTGCCACCGTTGGAAACCCTATGCACCGTTGAGGAAACTTGTGTTAGGGACAAATCTGTGGAGTCTCTGTGTAGGATTGGTGCTCAGATGAAGGAACAACACTTGGTTGAGCACTTCATTCCTTTAGTTAAGGTAGTAACCATGTGCATGGCTGTTATTGTTAATGCATTACCTTTGTGTTTGTGATGCTGAGTTTAGAATGGTTCCTTTAAAATGCACTCTTATCTTTAGAAACTAAAGTGCCCAATTGAAGCTGATTTAAGGTAGTAACTAGTGTACGGTTGTTATCACTTTTGTTTCATGATGTTGTTGTACAAGGAGTTTGGAATTTGTTTGCTTCAAAGCAGACTCTTCACTTTTAAAGAGTAAAATTACACAATTATAACCATTCGTGGATTGAATCAATGTTGTAGGATCTTGAAAGATACATGCACGAACAAGAGATTATAAATGTAAAACAAtcatttcacttgattttctCTTCAACAGCTATAATTGGTAATGTACTCCATAAAGTGCATGTGGTACTCTTAGAGCAGTTAAGTCCAATTTGAAGTTAGGACCTCTATATTTAAAACAGTGCATTTATTGCTTTATATTGTTTCTGTAATTTTCCATGTGTAGAGGTTGGCTGCTGGTGAGTGGTTCACAGCACGAGTTTCCTCGTGTGGCTTGTTTCATATTGCTTACCCTAGTGCACCGGAGGCAATGAAAACTGAACTGAGGACAATATATGGTCAGCTGTGTCAAGATGATATGCCAATGGTTAGGAGATCTGCTGCCACAAACCTTGGAAAGTTTGCTGCCACTGTTGAACCTGCTCACTTGAAAACAGATATCATGTCTGTATTTGAGGACCTCACACATGATGGTATgtgaaatttatatataattagttTCACCACCCCCATCATtaatgttaaataaaaaatcataaaagtATACTTATTACATTTCGTCTTCGATATTTTACTGCTTAGTTGGTCTGATCTTGTTGTGTTCATATACTGGGTAGTATTACCAAACCTATTGTTAGTTTATCCATTCTTGTTGTTGCAGATCAAGATTCAGTTCGGCTACTTGCTGTTGAGGGCTGTGCAGCTCTTGGGAAATTGTTGGAGCTTCAAGATTGTGTTGCACATATTCTTCCTGTGATAGTCAATTTCTCTCAGGTATATTGAGCATTGACTATATATTAAATGGGAATATTTGTAGTGTATCTTACCATTTTGTTGGTATTTTAataggaagaaaagaaaaagaaattgcCAACAATTATAACAAGTTCATGGTTGAACTCCATGTCTGTTAAGTCTATTGTCTTGTTCAATCATGTATATTCAACCTTGAGTCCTTGACATGAACTAGTAAACACATTACACAATGAGAGGACGTCTCTCTTTCTTGCAGCTTTCTCCTTGTATTTGGTTTACAATAATTCAAGAATATCCTATGCCCTCCATCAAATGTATCACTTGTAGAATACTTTGTTCTTAAGGCATAATGTTGGCAGTTGTCTATTTATTTCGTTTCAATGGAACAATATCTGAAACTTGTATCAACATAAGATTTCTGTTTTACGATATAGAAAATTACTGGGACAGAGGATTTTTTGGAGGGCCATATATATGTTGGAGAATTCTCCATTTGTTTGtcatatttatgtatttttcaattTGCATTTATTTTTTAAGCTATTTATTGTTTTTTGAAGTTTGAACCATACCTTGTATACAAATTTTGGCTGGCTAAAAAGCAATTTTTCACCAGTTCTTTTGGATACTGTTGTGTTGTGAGGAAGACTAGGAGAAACCTTCTTGACAAAGCTGACAAACCACTGCATCTAGAATTGTTGACAGTTGAATGACTTTTCTAGTTGAGTTACTGCATCTGGCGGTGTTCATTAGTTGAATGTGTCTTATTCATGAATTATGAATAGCTACCTTGTCTGGAGTTATTTGATAAATGAATGGATTTAAACCTGGGTGGCAGGTCTGTGGGTGGTGGCTTGTCTTGCTTTACTTTTGATTTTTCATTTCATGTTCATAGTCCCATTGTTTTTCCATTTTAAAGGCATCTATATGACAATATCTATTTGTAATATAGATAAAAAGAACATTTCTTTTCGTTTTGTCTTGCTTGTGTTATTTCCAAATTGTGATTCTGCATGTTTTGTTACATATTTGAATTGCTTTTTGACCAGGATAAGTCATGGCGTGTGCGTTACATGGTTGCTAATCAATTATATGAGCTATGTGAAGCTGTTGGTCCTGAACCCACCAGGTAATGTTTCTTACCAGCTGAATGAATGATTGGTTGTCATTATACTTTTGTTTGCTTTTTCCTGATGGTGCTATCTGAAGATCATCCAATTTGATTTATGATCACTGATATTTTGCTAATGTATTTGTTTCCAATATTCTAATTGATTCTTTATAATGGTAATGCATTTTTAGGTCAGAGTTGGTTCCTGCATATGTGCGCTTACTGCGTGATAATGAGGCCGAAGTACGTATTGCTGCTGCTGGAAAAGTGACTAAATTTTCCCGAATATTAAGTCCTGAACTTGCCATTCAGCATATTCTACCTTGTGTGAAGGTACAGTTTTCTCCCTGTCACCACAGAAACAGAATTCCTTGCATGCTTGGTACTCAATTAGTCAATTTCAATGTTTGAAGATGTGTTGACTGATAAAGTCTTCTTGCTATAGGAGTTATCGACAGATTCAAGTCAACATGTTCGCTCTGCCTTGGCTTCCGTTATAATGGGAATGGCACCAGTGTTAGGGAAGGTATTAATCTCTTTCCAAGCACATACGTCATAGCAACCTAAAATGTATCTATTATACTCCATTGCCATAAAGGGGAAAAAACATATAGCTTGGTCATTTGTTGGAACAATAATTTAGAATATTAAGAAAATCTTTTCAAGTTTGTTGACCATTAAATTTCTTCTAAACATTTATAACGTTGCCCCATGACAtctttattcaaaattttttggaaGATCTTTCTTGATTAATAGGCTGAATTTTAGGTGTTTAAGGTACCTTATATCTGTATGCCAACTTTTTTGCACTCAATCTCACCACCTGAGTTTCTGGATCCTCACGCTTTCTTGCAGAgcataattttatgtttttttcttattcaCAATTTTCCATTAACATGTAATGAGGTGAGATCGTCATACCTAAATACTTCTGCAGTATATGTCCTAAGATGGATTTGGTCTGTGTTCTCTCCAATGTGCAAGaccaatacatatattaattaaaagacATGGCAGAAGGTTGGTGGAAGGCTTTGATACCAATTGATAAGAATTTGGGATAACCACAGAATGAAAACTAGCTATTGTGTTAGATATTCTATGGCCATATCAAACCCCCACTAAAATCCCATACTTCCGTTATGGTACTGATGTCATAATCTGCAATTGGATCCCAACATACTTTAATCTAACACTTGAAAAGGTCCCCTTATGTAATTCAATTCTTGTTAAAAACCAGTTGATGCATGCTACTTGTTGAAGTTAATGCGGTTTTTTTTATGGTTGTAGGATGCAACAATTGAGCAACTTCTTCCTATCTTCCTTTCTCTTTTGAAAGATGAGTTTCCTGATGTTAGGTTAAACATTATTAGCAAGCTTGATCAAGTGAACCAGGTTTGTGGCTCAACAGTGATTATTATTTCATAATCACAATCGTCATTCCAATCATTATTATCTGTcatattattctctctgatgaTGCTTTGTAATGTACATGGTGAATGCAGGTTATCGGTATTGACCTGTTATCTCAATCCCTGTTGCCAGCTATCGTTGAACTCGCTGAGGATCGGCACTGGAGAGTTCGACTTGCAATCATAGAATATATACCCTTACTAGCAAGTCAGCTGGGTGTAGGCTTTTTTGATGATAAGCTTGGAGCTCTTTGCATGCAGTGGCTAAAGGACAAGGTTTGTAAAGCAACCAAATTGTGATCTAATGTATTCCCATTTTATTGGGTATCACTGAGTTGACTAATATAACTCTTGAAACCTTTCATCTTGGatacatattttcttttttactcTTATATCTTAGTACTTGGGTTCTATCTGTTATTTCTATGTAATATGCTTTGAAAAAATGTCTCTCTGGCTTTAAAAAATGAGGGTAAAAAGATACTGGTGTGACAGACTATAAGAGGGATAGAAGTACCAATTTGAAACTAGATATTTTAACAGGGCAGTTATTCTCAGAGAAGACTTTCCCTCTTTAAGACATGTTGAGACTAGAAAGCCACATTTCACTAATGTTTTGgttttctgttttcttttaGTTTGGAGGATTTCTTTTCCTCTGCTTATTCTCTGTATATTCCCATCCTAATTAAATGCATTTTGCAATTTCATTGGTAATGCCATCTGCAAAAGGACTAAAGGAAGATGACGTGCCTTGGGGGGAAGATTTTAATAGTATCTTCCACTGATTCAGCCAATTATAACTGTCTTAATTCCAGTCAGAAAagttgcaatttatgttgttgcTGATTGTTCTCTAGAGTAACTGCAGAATACCGACTTTATTGATTGCATTGATTGGTTGTAGGTATATTCAATTCGTGATGCAGCTGCTAATAATGTAAAACGCTTAGCAGAAGAATTTGGACCAGAGTGGGCAATGCAGCATATCATTCCCCAGGTTTTTTAGCAGATGAATTTTGATTATTTGATATGCATCAGCAATATGTTTTACCTTAAAATGTAGAAGCATATTTTAGTCCCAGGATGTCATGGAACTTCCTCGTCTAaatcccccttttttttttgtggttttgggggggggggggggggggggtaaTACTGTACCAACTTGTCAGGTTGTTTCATCATGCATTAAATGATTTTATGATCCAACAAACATATGTTAATAATGTTGAGGGAACAATCAGTCTCTGAGATCATATTTTTCACATCGGGGATTGAGCATATGCTCCCATACTTGGGGTAGTTTAATTGTGATATATAGCTGATTCAATAGCACCTGTACTATTCTTGGACTGTGGTACATAGGGTAGAATTCTGCTGTGTCAAATTTGAGTTGCAACTTGCAATAATCTTACTACACAATCTGAATGCTTATAACATTTGCAGGTTTTGGACATGATTAATGATCCGCATTATCTGTATCGGATGACTATTCTGCATGCTATTTCACTCCTAGCTCCTGTTCTAGGCACAGAAATCACTACTTCAAAACTTCTTCCCCTGGTCAT from Arachis stenosperma cultivar V10309 chromosome 9, arast.V10309.gnm1.PFL2, whole genome shotgun sequence encodes the following:
- the LOC130948681 gene encoding protein phosphatase PP2A regulatory subunit A, yielding MAAMVDQPLYPIAVLIDELKNEDIQLRLNSIRRLSTIARALGEERTRKELIPFLSENNDDDDEVLLAMAEELGVFVPYVGGVEYANVLLPPLETLCTVEETCVRDKSVESLCRIGAQMKEQHLVEHFIPLVKRLAAGEWFTARVSSCGLFHIAYPSAPEAMKTELRTIYGQLCQDDMPMVRRSAATNLGKFAATVEPAHLKTDIMSVFEDLTHDDQDSVRLLAVEGCAALGKLLELQDCVAHILPVIVNFSQDKSWRVRYMVANQLYELCEAVGPEPTRSELVPAYVRLLRDNEAEVRIAAAGKVTKFSRILSPELAIQHILPCVKELSTDSSQHVRSALASVIMGMAPVLGKDATIEQLLPIFLSLLKDEFPDVRLNIISKLDQVNQVIGIDLLSQSLLPAIVELAEDRHWRVRLAIIEYIPLLASQLGVGFFDDKLGALCMQWLKDKVYSIRDAAANNVKRLAEEFGPEWAMQHIIPQVLDMINDPHYLYRMTILHAISLLAPVLGTEITTSKLLPLVINASKDRVPNIKFNVAKVLQSLIPIVDESVAESTIRPCLVELSEDPDVDVRFFASQALQSNDQVQMSS